The following nucleotide sequence is from Bremerella alba.
TACGGGACACTTGGTTTCCGCCGCCCATGCGGTTTCTGAGTCCTACCGGATCACCCATGCCGAGCGGAGGCAGATGATTTCGCACGAACAAATGCTGCATGTCGGCGAGCGCTATCAACTCGATTTCGATACGCTAGGAATCGAAGGCGATCCCATCAAAAGCCTCGTCCGCGAAGCGCAATACCACGACCTGTTGATCACGCGGTCCACCGATCAGGCTCGTCATTGCCCAGGCGAATTGAATGCCTCGCAACTGATAGAGCTTGTCGTTCAGAGCCGACAACCGATTTACATCTCACGCGGGGAGAACGCGAATCCCCGCCGAGCATTGCTCCTTTACGACGGCACAGAATCTTCCGCGAGAGCGATTCGCACCTTCCTTACCCAACGACCAATCAAAGATGCACACTGCCGCCTGTTAGGAGTAGGCACAGCTGCCGACTCGAACTCGAAGCTGCTGACATCGATGCGTGAATATTGCGAGGCCAGACACGCTGAACTGGAAGTCGGTCGTCTGCCTGGCCTGACTCGCAACGCACTCATTTCCTACGCCCAGAAGTGGGACCCCGATGTCGTTGTCATGGGCGTCCCGCGGGCTGCCGGACTGTGGCGAAGAATCCGCGGGAATGTCGCTTTAGATTTTCTCAATCGAACTCAACTAGATCTGTACCTGATGGGGTGACCAGGCAAACCGCCGCGTCAACAACCATGCCAACGACTCCAACATAACGATCAGACGGAAGAAGGAAGCAAAATCATGGTACGAGAAGGTTTTTGGACCGAAGTATTCCAACTCAACGGATCGGTGACTCCCTACGTCTTTGGCCGACTGATAGGATTCACGGCGTTCGGAGCGATTATCTACGCTTTGTTTCAAGCGTTTGATTTGACGAACGGTTTGGCGACAGCGCACTACGAGTATATCGGTGTGGTCCTGGCGCTGCTCTTAGTTCTTCGCACCAACGCCGGATACGACCGCTGGTGGGAAGCACGAAAGATCTGGGGAGGTATCGTCAACCAGTCTCGTAACCTGGCCCAAATCGGACTGGTTTACGGACCTTCGGATTCTGACTGGCGAAACTCGTATGCTCGCTGGGTGGCCGCTTTTTCTGCCACCTGTCACCATAGCCTCCGAGGTGAGCAGAAGTTCAACGAGATCCAGAAGATGTGCGAGATTGTCGGTACGGCCGAAACGCATCGACTCAGTCAAGCCGAACACATGCCGATGTACGCGATTCGCCGGGTCGCCGATCTGCTGAAGGAAGCGGTCGAGTCTGGGAAGCTAGATCGGTTTTACTTTCTGCAAGCCGAAAGCGAACGGGCCCGCCTTATCGATCACATCGGGGGCTGCGAGCGTATTCTCCGTACGCCGTTGGCCTCGGCGTTCTCGATCAAAATCCGCCGATTTCTGTTCCTTTATCTCATGTTTTTGCCGGTTGCGATTGTCGACGCCGCAGGGATGGCAACTCCGCTGATCGTCTTCCTGGTCGCCTATCCGCTGCTTGCTCTCGACCAAATCGGTGTCGAACTGGAAAACCCCTTCAGCAAACAGCGATTGAACCATCTCCCCCTGAATCAAATTTCAGAAACGATTTGCGGCAACTTGATGGCATCGATCGAGGAATTACCCCCGGTTATTCCGCACAATGCTTCGCCACTGCCCCGGACAACGTCGCACCCACAGAATGCTCCGGCAACTTACTCTGCAGAAGACTACGCCGCCTATCCGTTTCCTGCCCCTGCCGAGTCCTAGAGAAAGTCACTTGGTCACTCGACTATTCGGTCTCTCGAGTCAGCTCAAGCAACGAGCCCAATACCGTTTGCGGTGTTCCCTCGAAAGAACCAAACCTTGATTCGCATCGATGGGTTTCCTCTTTTTATCGATGCGAATCACGTCGACCTTGGCGTCCGCCGTAACGCCAAGGTCGACAATTTTTTATGCTTCTTCGCTCGACACGATCTTCCTACGCTTCTCTTGATTGTCGACGCCTAACAATTCGTGGCCCTAGGCCGAGAGATTTCTGTAAAAAACAGGGCGCAAGTACCGAATTCCCCTTACCCCTAATTTGACCAGCCGCTTCCCGGCGAGGACAATAGCGAGCGTCTGCCCCCACCAACCTATGCGTCTGCTCGACTGAAGGGTTCATCATGCCACACGTTTTTCCTCTCTTATTACTCGCTATTGGTCTGTTTCTTCCCACGGCGGTCCATGCCGCGGAGACGCCTAAACCGAATGTCGTGATGATCCTCAGCGACGATCAAGGCTGGGGCGACTTAAGCGTGCACGGCAACAAAAACCTTGCCACGCCCAACATCGATCAACTCGCGAAAGAGGGAGCACTGTTCGAGAATTTCTACGTCTGCCATCTTTGCGCACCAACGCGGGCCGAAATGCTAACCGGCCGTTTCTTTGGACGAACCGGTGTGCGAGGTGTCTCGACCGGGCAGGAACGCCTGAACCTCGACGAGAAGACCATCGCCCAATACTTTAAAGAGGCGGGCTACGCGACCGGCGCTTTTGGCAAGTGGCACAACGGCATGCAGTTTCCTTACCACCCCAATGCCCGCGGTTTCGATGAGTACTACGGATTCTGCTCTGGCCACTGGGGACATTACTTCAGCCCAGAACTCGACCACAACAATCAGCTCGTTCGCGGAGATGGTTACATCACCGACGACTTCACCAACCGGGCCATGCAGTTCATCGAAGACAACCAAGACAAACCGTTCTTCTGCTATGTGCCCTACTGCACGCCCCACTCGCCGATGCAGGTACCTGGCCAGTACTTCGACAAGTTCGCCGAGATGGACCCAGAGATGAAGAACCGAGATCCTCAGAAGGAACAACTCGGCATGACGCGGGCCGCACTGGCCATGTGCGAAAATATCGACTGGAACGTCGGCCGCATTTTGAAGAAGCTCGATCAGCTCGATCTAGCCGACAACACGATCGTCATCTACTTCGCCGACAACGGTCCTAATAGCTTCCGTTGGAATGGCGACATGAAAGGACGCAAAGGATCCCTCGACGAAGGCGGAACCCGCGTGCCGTGCATCGTCCGCTGGCCTGGTCACATTCCGGCCGATCGCAAAATCGACTCGATCGCAGGTGCCGTCGACCTGCTGCCTACGCTGCTCGACTTCGCAGGCATCTCGGCCAAGTACCCCAAGCCAATCGACGGCATCAGCTTGAAAGGAATGCTTACCAGCGGAGACGTTCCCACAGGCGAGCGATACATGATCGCTTCGCGTGGCAATCAAGTCAGTGTCCGCAATCAAACCTACCGTCTCGATAGCAAGGGCCAACTGTTCGATATCACGAAGGACCGTGGGCAGCGCAACAACGTTGCCAAGGAGCATCCCCAAGTACAGGCCAAACTGCAGGAGGTCGCCAAGCAGTATCGCTCAGAGATGCTACCCAATCAGGACAAGCGTCCCTTCACCGTTGGCTACACACAAAACACGCCGCTACCAGCTCGCGATGGAAACGGACACGGCGGCATCGAGCGCAGTGCCAGGGCTCCGAATTGCTCGTACTTCACCAACTGGAAATCGAAAGATGGCACCGTGACCTGGGACGTCGAAGTGGGCGAGGCCGGCGAGTACGAAGCGATCGTTTATTATACCTGTCCGCCGGAAAACGTCGGCGTCGAAATCCAAGCCCAGCTGCTCGGCCAGAAGACTGCGGCGACGATCAAAGAGGCCCACAATCCTGAAAGCTACGGACCCGAGCGAGACCGCTTCGACCGTGGATCGGAATCCCCCGTGAAAGACTTCAAACCCTTTTCGCTCGGGACGCTGACGCTACCCAAAGGACGCGATACGCTGACCCTTTCGGCGCTAAAGATCCCCGGCGAAGGGGCGATTGAAGTTCGCTACGTTTGGTTGAATAAGAAGTAAATCACGCGATGTACTTTCGTGTGATCGAACGAGAACCGAACCCATACGCTCTGCCGTAAACTGCGGCGGGGCGTTTTCTTTTTGCTTCTGCCGTCGGTCGTCAGCAGCGATTCCGCGACG
It contains:
- a CDS encoding universal stress protein, which encodes MLRRVLLHLSGSFGIDQVIELGAQISHRTSARLRGLSILDTASFRNTGHLVSAAHAVSESYRITHAERRQMISHEQMLHVGERYQLDFDTLGIEGDPIKSLVREAQYHDLLITRSTDQARHCPGELNASQLIELVVQSRQPIYISRGENANPRRALLLYDGTESSARAIRTFLTQRPIKDAHCRLLGVGTAADSNSKLLTSMREYCEARHAELEVGRLPGLTRNALISYAQKWDPDVVVMGVPRAAGLWRRIRGNVALDFLNRTQLDLYLMG
- a CDS encoding bestrophin family protein; amino-acid sequence: MVREGFWTEVFQLNGSVTPYVFGRLIGFTAFGAIIYALFQAFDLTNGLATAHYEYIGVVLALLLVLRTNAGYDRWWEARKIWGGIVNQSRNLAQIGLVYGPSDSDWRNSYARWVAAFSATCHHSLRGEQKFNEIQKMCEIVGTAETHRLSQAEHMPMYAIRRVADLLKEAVESGKLDRFYFLQAESERARLIDHIGGCERILRTPLASAFSIKIRRFLFLYLMFLPVAIVDAAGMATPLIVFLVAYPLLALDQIGVELENPFSKQRLNHLPLNQISETICGNLMASIEELPPVIPHNASPLPRTTSHPQNAPATYSAEDYAAYPFPAPAES
- a CDS encoding arylsulfatase, producing the protein MPHVFPLLLLAIGLFLPTAVHAAETPKPNVVMILSDDQGWGDLSVHGNKNLATPNIDQLAKEGALFENFYVCHLCAPTRAEMLTGRFFGRTGVRGVSTGQERLNLDEKTIAQYFKEAGYATGAFGKWHNGMQFPYHPNARGFDEYYGFCSGHWGHYFSPELDHNNQLVRGDGYITDDFTNRAMQFIEDNQDKPFFCYVPYCTPHSPMQVPGQYFDKFAEMDPEMKNRDPQKEQLGMTRAALAMCENIDWNVGRILKKLDQLDLADNTIVIYFADNGPNSFRWNGDMKGRKGSLDEGGTRVPCIVRWPGHIPADRKIDSIAGAVDLLPTLLDFAGISAKYPKPIDGISLKGMLTSGDVPTGERYMIASRGNQVSVRNQTYRLDSKGQLFDITKDRGQRNNVAKEHPQVQAKLQEVAKQYRSEMLPNQDKRPFTVGYTQNTPLPARDGNGHGGIERSARAPNCSYFTNWKSKDGTVTWDVEVGEAGEYEAIVYYTCPPENVGVEIQAQLLGQKTAATIKEAHNPESYGPERDRFDRGSESPVKDFKPFSLGTLTLPKGRDTLTLSALKIPGEGAIEVRYVWLNKK